The genome window AGAATATTAATAGTATTATCTTTTTTAAGGCAGGCATTAGGAACTCCGACTATGCCTCCAAATCAAATATTAATAGCCTTGTCCCTTTTTTTAACGTATTTTGTAATGTCACCTGCAATTTCTAAAATTTATGATCACGCTATTGTTCCTTATTTGCAAAAAGATATTACAACTCAACAAGCCTTAGAAGTTGGGCAAAAGCCTTTGCATGAATTTATGATGGCACAAGTAAAAACAGATGATTTAAAATTATTTTATCAAATGAGTAAAATGGAAAAACCTGTTACAAAAGAAGATGTACCTATGCGAATTTTAGTACCATCTTTTGTGATAAGTGAACTAAAAACAGCTTTTCAAATAGGATTTTTAGTTTACTTACCATTTATTGTTATTGATATGATTGTTAGTAGTGTCTTAATGGCTATGGGTATGATGATGTTACCTCCGACAGTAGTTAGTCTTCCTTTAAAATTAATTTTATTTGTTGTTGTTGATGGTTGGGGTTTACTTGCAGGATCGTTAATAAAAAGTTTTAATTAGGAAAAGTTATGAATAATCAACAAGTAATAGATGTTATCTTATCAGTTTTATATATCACTGTTGAAATATCATTACCTTTATTAGGTGTAGCAATGATTATTGGTCTTTTAATAAGTATATTTCAAGCTGCAACACAAATAAATGAATCAACTTTAAGTTTTTTACCAAAAATTGCAGCAATGATTGTTGTTCTAGTTATTTTATCGCCTTGGATGTTGAGAAAATTAAATGATTATACTCATAGAATTTATGATAAAATTCCTGAGTATGCAAGACAAAAATAAAGAGATATTATGGATATTTTATCAGTCATTGAATTAAATCCACAAACATGGCCATTCCCAGTAATGGTATTTCTTCGTGTAGTAACAATTTTTTTCTTTTTACCAATTTTTGGCGATCAAGTTGTTCCTGTAAGACTTAGAATAGTTCTTGGTTTGGCTTTTACTTTTTTTGTCTATCCTGTTGTTTCTGAAAAAATATTTCAAAAAGAAAATCTTTTACAGTGGAGTAGTTTTACTTTAGCAATTGCTACTATTCGAGAAGTCTTATTTGGTTTTGCAGTGGGTTTTGCGGCTAAATTAGTTTTATCTGCAGTTTCTATTGCATCGCATACAATTGGAATAAATATGGGCTTTCAAGTTGCTTCAATGTTTAGTCCAGGAATCAATGATCATGAATCAGCATTTTCAGTTTTTAAAAATTGGTTTGCCATACTTCTTATTTTAACTTTAAATATTCATCATGTTTTCATTGAAGGATTATTTAAATCCTTCATTTATATTCCAATTGGACCAACAGCAGAGGTGACTAGTTTAGCAAAAGTTGGATTAAATATTGCGCAAGAAGCATTTGTATTAGGATTAAGGTTAGCAGCTCCAATAATGACTGTGCAAATTCTTATAAATATTTCGCTTGGATTACTTAATCGTACGTTACCTTCACTAAATGTTTTTATAATAAGTTTTCCTATTAGCTTTATCATTGCATTAGTAATCTTATATTTATCATTAACATCTTACCTAAGTATCTTAGGAAATTATGGAATGCAGAAAGAAGTAATGTGGTTTGAATCCATGCGGCGTGTTTTTCTTCCAACTACTCATCCTTAAGGAAAAAAATTATGGAAAGTAGAGAGGAAAAAGGTTTTCAAGATAAAACAGAAGAAGCGACGGAAGAAAAGAAAAATCAATTTCGGGAAGAAGGAAATGTTGCAAGTCCAAAAGAGGTAGTTTCCTTTGTAACATTAATTTTATTTACATCGTATTTCTATTTCTACGCAAATGATATCATGAAAAGTTTTCGGTTGGTTTTTAATCGTTCTTGGCTAGGATTTCCGGCATATTTTGTTGATTATTCAAGTTTAATTAAGGTTTTATATTATGCGACTTCTCCAATACTACCGCATTTTTTCTTAATTATTTTTTTGTGTACAATTTTTCCATTGCTATTTGGACTTTTATTGACAAGATTTAATTGGTCATGGAAGAAAATTAATTTTGATATAAATAGAATTAACCCACTTTCTGGATTTGCTAGAATGTTTAGCGCCGCATTTTTAATAGAATTTTTTAAAATTCTATTAAAATGTGCTGCTTTATCAATATTAATTTATTTGGTTTTGAAAAGTGAAATAGGCCAATCAAGTGAAGATTATTTTTTTAGTAACATTGATTATTTAAAAGAACTGGGAAAATCAATTTTTCATTTGCTTTTATTAATGTGCATAGCTGGGATTGTTATAGGTATTTCTGATTTTTCATACAATCTTTGGAAACTTAATAATGATATGAAAATGACTAAACAAGAAGTTAAAGAAGAAGTTAAAAAACATGAAGGAGATCCTCTCTTAAGATCACAAAGAAAGAGAATGGCAAGAGATCTCGTAATGCGAAAAAGTTTGAAAGATGTGCCAAAGTCAACTTTTGTAGTAACAAATCCAGAACACTTTTCAGTTGCTGTAAGATATGTAAAAGGAATGAATGCTCCTATTGTCGTTGCGAAAGGGCAAGATTTAATAGCATTTAAAATTAGAGAAATTGCTAAACAACACGATATTATGATTGTTGAAAATAAGCCACTAGCACGAACTTTATATAAAACCGTAAAAGTTGGGCAAGAAATACCACAATCCCTTTATCAATCAATTATTGAAGTTATTAAGTATATTTATCAAATGCGAGGCAAGAAATATTTTGATCGCTTTTAAAGGATGATTTATGGCTAAAGCAAATTCAAATATTTCTGATATGGGAAATATTAAATCAAGCAATTTTTTGGCAAGAAGTCCAGATTTAATAATGGCAACAATCATTGTTGGAACAATTTTAATGATGATTTTTCCATTGCCTGCTTTTTTTATTGATTTTCTTTTGGCAATAAGTATTTCGTCAGCTTTAATTATTTTGATGGTAAGCATTTATATTACTAAACCTTTAGAGTTTGGTGTTTTCCCAACTTTGCTATTAATTACAACTTTATTCAGGCTATCTCTGAATGTTGCTACTACAAGAAATATTTTACTACACGGTGCAGAAGGTGATGTCGCAAATTTAGTTGTTGCATTTGGAAGAGTTGTTGTTGGCGGTAATTTTGCAGTTGGCTTTGTTATATTTATTATATTGATGGTAATTAATTTTATTGTAATTACGAAAGGTGCAGGAAGAGTTGCTGAAGTAGCTGCTCGATTTACTTTGGACGCAATGCCTGGTAAACAAATGGCAATTGATGCTGAATTAAATGCAGGGCATATTAATGCTGAGGAAGCTAAAAAAAGAAGAAAAGCTGTTGAGAATGAAGCAGATTTTTATGGCGCTATGGATGGTGCAAGTAAATTTGTGCGCGGTGATGCAATAGCGGGAATTATAATAACACTTGTGAATATTGTCGTAGGTTTTGGAATTGGTGTTTTAATGCATTCATTAACTCCAACTGACGCAGCAGCTAAATTTACTTTATTTGCAGTAGGTGATGGGCTAATTAGTGCAATTCCGGCTTTAATGATTTCAACCGCGGCGGGTATTATAGTAACAAGAGCTACAAGTGAAGGAAATTTAGGATCTGAAGTATTAAAACAAGTCCGAATTCACCCCAAAGCATTTTACATTGCAGCTGGATTAATCTTTTTCTTAGCAATAATTCCAGGTTTTCCAAAAATACCGTTTTTTGTTCTTTCTGGATTGCTAATTTTTCTTGGAAGAATGTCTGCACAATGGATAAAAGAAAAAAAACTTTCTGAAGAAAATATAAAAGAAACAGATGAAAGAAAAAAAGATGAAAAAGAAAGTAGTAGTTTAGATAATTTAATGCGTGTTGATATGTTAGCAGTAGAAGTTGGGCATGGTCTTGTTCCTTTAATAGATCCCGCGCAAGATGGAGAAATTGTAGATAGAATTCAGGGAATAAGAAAACAATTTGCACAAGAAATGGGAATAATTATTCCACAAGTGCAATTGCGTGACAATTTGCAATTAGAACCTGGTGGCTATCAAATACTCTTAAAAAGTAATAAAGTAGCAGCTGGTAACTTAATGGTTGACTACTTTTTAGCTATGGATCCTGGCGGTGTTGAATTGCCGATAGGAGGTGAAGTAACAAAGGATCCTGTTTATGGTCTTCCTGCAATTTGGGTACATAAACGTGATAAAGAAGAAGCTGTTTTTAGGGGTTATACTGTAGTAAATTGTTCAACAGTTGTAGCAACAAATATAACAAAAGTATTAAAAGAACATGCCGCTGAATTAATTACTAGGCAAGATATACAGTATCTTATAGATAAATTAAAAGAAACAAATCCAAAAGTTGTTGAAGAAGTTATGCAATCAGATCGACTTACGTTAGGTGAAGTTGTTAAAGTCATGCAAAACTTGCTACGTGAAGATGTGTCGGTACGAGACATTCTTACCCTATTTGAGTGCTTAGCAGATCATTGTAGAATAATAAAAAATCCAGATGTTCTTTCTGAATTATGTCGCAAGAGTTTTGGTAGGAATATCGTGCAAAAATATATTAATGATAAGGATGAATTGGTGGTTGTTACTTTTGATAGATTAATTGAAGATATATTATCAGGCGGTTTAGTAACAACTGAAAATGGTTCAACATATCTTAATCTTGATGCAAAAAATGCGCAGGAAATTTTACAAAAGCTTCTTAAAGGTATTCAGATATTTGATAAAGAAGGCTCACAACCTGTTTTACTAATTAGTGCTCGAATGCGTCAGGCTTTTCAAAAGTTAGTATCTCGTTATATTCCTCAGTTGGTTGTACTTTCTTATGATGAAATTCCACATGATGTGAATATAAGAAATTTAGAATTAATTACTTAATTGGTTTATAATTAAAGGAAGTAAAATGGAAATTAGAAAATTTGAATCATTTTCTCTCCAGGATGCAATAAAACTTGTTAAGTTAGAGTTAGGAAGAGATGCTGTAATTTTATCAACAAAAGAAAAAGAAATTTACTCAGAAGAGTTGCAGAAAAACTGTCGAATCTATGAAGTAACAGCTTCACCAAGTGCAACTGTCCACGGAAAGGTAATCAATCCCAAATCGGCTGAACATCTCCCAAAAGTTGATTTTCCAAGAATTAAACCTAGAAATGAAGCAACTGTAGTTAAAGGAGATCCTACTCCAAATAGGCAGAAAAATTCATTAATTTCTCCAACATTATCAACTTTAAATCAAGAAACTAGAAATATGGCTCGATCACTAGCGAGCGCTTTAACTAAAGAGCCAGCAAAAGAGCGGTTATTTGCTAAAGAAACTATAAATGTAACAAGTAGTTCAGAGATGAACGAACAAACTTTAGAAGAAATGAACGTTTTAAAATCCGAAATATCAAAAGTAAGAAAAGAGCTAGAAAGTTTGCCTCAAGTCGATATAACGGAACAAATGCAAGAAATTAAAGTTCTTTTACATGATATAATGCGAGAAAAATATAAAAAATCTACTGATAATGGAAATTCATATGTAACTGACATCGGAATTAGGTTAAGAAGTGCAGGAGTTTCTGAAAATTTTATTAGTCACTTAACAACTTGGTTAAATACTTTGGAAGATCCTAAAAACAAAGAAGATCTAATAAATTCTCCAGAAAAGACAAAAGAATTTTATTTGAGTTCAGCTATAAAATTTATTTTTAAGTATTTAAAGGTAACAGGCCCCTTTCGTGTCGATAAAAATAAGAAAAAAGTTGTTTGTTTTGTTGGTCCAACAGGTGTAGGTAAAACGACTACTTTAGCTAAAATTGCTGCTAAATTGAAATTAACAGATTCTGCTGATGTAGAAATGATTTCTATGGATTCTTATAGAATTGCTGCAAGCGATCAGCTACGAGTTTATTCTAAAATATTAGACTGTCACTTTGCCGAAATTTCTGATAAAAATGAGCTCGTTAATTATATTTCAAAACATAATAATTATGACTATATTTTGATAGATACAGCAGGAAGAAGTTCAAGATTTTCAGATCAAATGGAAACTTTAAAAAGGCTGGCAGAAGCCCCTCTACCGATTGAATTTCATTTAGTTTTATCTTGCACAATGAAGCAAAGAGATATTGATGAAACTATTCGTGGTTTCCGTTTTTTGACTCCTTCTAGTCTTATTTTTACTAAATTAGATGAATCTTGGGCATTTGGAGAAATATTGAATACTAGTGTCCAAAATAAACTCCCACTTAGTTACTTTACTACGGGTCAAAGAGTTCCTGAAGATATTGAAATTGCATCAAAAGAAAGAGTAGTAGAACGCTTACTTAAACTCTAATAAATGATCTTAGATTTTGGAGGATATTGTGTTTGACCAA of Pigmentibacter sp. JX0631 contains these proteins:
- the fliQ gene encoding flagellar biosynthesis protein FliQ, whose protein sequence is MNNQQVIDVILSVLYITVEISLPLLGVAMIIGLLISIFQAATQINESTLSFLPKIAAMIVVLVILSPWMLRKLNDYTHRIYDKIPEYARQK
- a CDS encoding EscU/YscU/HrcU family type III secretion system export apparatus switch protein, whose product is MESREEKGFQDKTEEATEEKKNQFREEGNVASPKEVVSFVTLILFTSYFYFYANDIMKSFRLVFNRSWLGFPAYFVDYSSLIKVLYYATSPILPHFFLIIFLCTIFPLLFGLLLTRFNWSWKKINFDINRINPLSGFARMFSAAFLIEFFKILLKCAALSILIYLVLKSEIGQSSEDYFFSNIDYLKELGKSIFHLLLLMCIAGIVIGISDFSYNLWKLNNDMKMTKQEVKEEVKKHEGDPLLRSQRKRMARDLVMRKSLKDVPKSTFVVTNPEHFSVAVRYVKGMNAPIVVAKGQDLIAFKIREIAKQHDIMIVENKPLARTLYKTVKVGQEIPQSLYQSIIEVIKYIYQMRGKKYFDRF
- the fliR gene encoding flagellar biosynthetic protein FliR, whose product is MDILSVIELNPQTWPFPVMVFLRVVTIFFFLPIFGDQVVPVRLRIVLGLAFTFFVYPVVSEKIFQKENLLQWSSFTLAIATIREVLFGFAVGFAAKLVLSAVSIASHTIGINMGFQVASMFSPGINDHESAFSVFKNWFAILLILTLNIHHVFIEGLFKSFIYIPIGPTAEVTSLAKVGLNIAQEAFVLGLRLAAPIMTVQILINISLGLLNRTLPSLNVFIISFPISFIIALVILYLSLTSYLSILGNYGMQKEVMWFESMRRVFLPTTHP
- the flhA gene encoding flagellar biosynthesis protein FlhA, which codes for MAKANSNISDMGNIKSSNFLARSPDLIMATIIVGTILMMIFPLPAFFIDFLLAISISSALIILMVSIYITKPLEFGVFPTLLLITTLFRLSLNVATTRNILLHGAEGDVANLVVAFGRVVVGGNFAVGFVIFIILMVINFIVITKGAGRVAEVAARFTLDAMPGKQMAIDAELNAGHINAEEAKKRRKAVENEADFYGAMDGASKFVRGDAIAGIIITLVNIVVGFGIGVLMHSLTPTDAAAKFTLFAVGDGLISAIPALMISTAAGIIVTRATSEGNLGSEVLKQVRIHPKAFYIAAGLIFFLAIIPGFPKIPFFVLSGLLIFLGRMSAQWIKEKKLSEENIKETDERKKDEKESSSLDNLMRVDMLAVEVGHGLVPLIDPAQDGEIVDRIQGIRKQFAQEMGIIIPQVQLRDNLQLEPGGYQILLKSNKVAAGNLMVDYFLAMDPGGVELPIGGEVTKDPVYGLPAIWVHKRDKEEAVFRGYTVVNCSTVVATNITKVLKEHAAELITRQDIQYLIDKLKETNPKVVEEVMQSDRLTLGEVVKVMQNLLREDVSVRDILTLFECLADHCRIIKNPDVLSELCRKSFGRNIVQKYINDKDELVVVTFDRLIEDILSGGLVTTENGSTYLNLDAKNAQEILQKLLKGIQIFDKEGSQPVLLISARMRQAFQKLVSRYIPQLVVLSYDEIPHDVNIRNLELIT
- the flhF gene encoding flagellar biosynthesis protein FlhF, producing MEIRKFESFSLQDAIKLVKLELGRDAVILSTKEKEIYSEELQKNCRIYEVTASPSATVHGKVINPKSAEHLPKVDFPRIKPRNEATVVKGDPTPNRQKNSLISPTLSTLNQETRNMARSLASALTKEPAKERLFAKETINVTSSSEMNEQTLEEMNVLKSEISKVRKELESLPQVDITEQMQEIKVLLHDIMREKYKKSTDNGNSYVTDIGIRLRSAGVSENFISHLTTWLNTLEDPKNKEDLINSPEKTKEFYLSSAIKFIFKYLKVTGPFRVDKNKKKVVCFVGPTGVGKTTTLAKIAAKLKLTDSADVEMISMDSYRIAASDQLRVYSKILDCHFAEISDKNELVNYISKHNNYDYILIDTAGRSSRFSDQMETLKRLAEAPLPIEFHLVLSCTMKQRDIDETIRGFRFLTPSSLIFTKLDESWAFGEILNTSVQNKLPLSYFTTGQRVPEDIEIASKERVVERLLKL
- the fliP gene encoding flagellar type III secretion system pore protein FliP (The bacterial flagellar biogenesis protein FliP forms a type III secretion system (T3SS)-type pore required for flagellar assembly.), yielding MRIFLILYLILISILYSNVLMAQNAKNGSSQGNANPIEKNWQNENKNVQNKLDLNKNPMPVFSINIANGENQDDYVPALKVLAVLTLLTFGPAILLLMSAFTRILIVLSFLRQALGTPTMPPNQILIALSLFLTYFVMSPAISKIYDHAIVPYLQKDITTQQALEVGQKPLHEFMMAQVKTDDLKLFYQMSKMEKPVTKEDVPMRILVPSFVISELKTAFQIGFLVYLPFIVIDMIVSSVLMAMGMMMLPPTVVSLPLKLILFVVVDGWGLLAGSLIKSFN